One Clavelina lepadiformis chromosome 1, kaClaLepa1.1, whole genome shotgun sequence genomic region harbors:
- the LOC143444132 gene encoding protein myomaker-like, whose product MGLALATFILPAVSGLAFLGPFAVASKKKLYSEAFLLGFTTFFVILHHLCLTPGLSLIFCLMGDKLLEYFSTYGILLSVYCTLVQMTSFSAEKRHNISTSGGLLTAVRVFQTTEGYGIYVAPLTIGLLMVVLSWGEKMWHTKRLYPEKQKWIKLILPGFMLLFVSLLLKFALQSWSVPISQTLHIITMATSIAFLIKVSDDGEGIDTKPKCCSVTTACCLC is encoded by the exons ATGGGGTTGGCTTTGGCAACATTTATTCTTCCTGCAGTTAGTGGATTAGCATTTTTAGGTCCGTTTGCAGTCGCCTCTAAAAAGAAATTGTATTCCGAAGCATTTCTCCTTGGCTTTACGACCTTCTTTGTGATT CTTCATCATTTATGCCTTACGCCTGGATTATCTTTAATATTTTGCTTGATGGGTGATAAGCTTTTGGAGTATTTTTCCACCTATGGCATATTACTTTCCGTATATTGTACTCTTGTTCAAATGACTTCTTTTTCCGCTGAGAAAAG ACACAACATATCAACATCAGGTGGTTTGCTGACAGCTGTGAGAGTATTCCAAACTACGGAAGGCTATGGAATATACGTGGCGCCATTGACAATAGGATTACTGATGGTAGTCTTGTCATGG gGGGAAAAAATGTGGCATACCAAAAGACTCTATCCTGAGAAGCAAAAGTGGATCAAACTCATACTTCCTGGATTTATGTTGCTCTTTGTTTCTCTCCTTTTGAAGTTTGCATTGCAAAG CTGGTCCGTTCCTATTTCGCAAACGTTACATATCATAACAATGGCAACATCTATTgcttttttgataaaagtttCTGACGATGGCGAAGGAATTGATACAAAACCGAAATGCTGCAGTGTTACCACGGCATGTTGTTTGTGTTAA
- the LOC143444131 gene encoding uncharacterized protein LOC143444131, giving the protein MAGESGHTDYCSGISAIASAFLWLAAVVLGILVDANGVCFNNLRFAIFQNKSYTVYSSWMTEITPAKWTFSMSAFTYTWNMLWVVYCVANMCPPAKHNARENVSQCVNIFPTSFHILWSLCSITHAGWLLLWDREAFVASLFMQVFMIAGCITCLVISHKKISCCGALLQYRRPWDLWVARTLVQNGITIIVVWNTFLLSINLIILLVFKAKVEMQVASTVVWSVFVLLVALWIFIDIAVMDAWLRYTFTFYPTVVWIACGVMSNNFVMWSPVTIASIALVGLSILGITIRVPLVVFRSFTNPLYIEQTIPHKVDITRRKNGLVTTVL; this is encoded by the exons ATGGCTGGTGAAAGTGGACATACGGATTATTGCTCTGGGATTAGCGCAATTGCATCAGCTTTCTTGTGGCTTGCAGCAGTTGTACTTGGCATTTTAGTTGATGCAAACGGCGTATGTTTCAACAATCTACGATTCG cCATCTTCCAAAATAAAAGCTACACAGTGTATTCTTCGTGGATGACTGAAATAACGCCAGCCAAATGGACATTTTCTATGTCGGCGTTTACATACACTTGGAACATGCTTTGGGTTGTGTATTGCGTGGCAAATATGTGCCCCCCAG CAAAACACAATGCACGCGAAAATGTTTCACAGTGCGTTAACATATTTCCAACAAGTTTTCACATTTTATGGTCGTTATGTTCTATTACACACGCTGGGTGGTTGCTACTATGGGATAGAGAAGCTTTTGTTGCTTCTTTATTCATGCAGGTTTTCATGATTGCTGGATGCATTACATGCCTTGTAATCTCACACAAAAAGATAAGTTG CTGTGGCGCGCTTTTACAATACAGGAGACCTTGGGATCTTTGGGTAGCAAGAACTCTAGTGCAAAACGGAATAACAATAATAGTAGTTTGGAATACTTTTCTTCTTTCAATTAATCTG ataattttattagttttcaAGGCTAAAGTGGAAATGCAAGTAGCGAGCACAGTAGTTTGGAGTGTATTTGTATTACTAGTTGCGCTTTGGATTTTTATTGACATCGCAGTTATGGATGCTTGGCTTCGTTATACTTTCACTTTTTATCCTACAGTTGTGTGGATAGCATGCGGTGTGATGTCTAATAATTTCGTTATGTGGTCTCCAGTTACTATTGCCTCCATTGCTTTGGTCGGACTATCAATTCTAGGTATAACAATTCGTGTTCCTTTGGTCGTATTTCGCAGTTTTACAAACCCTCTTTATATTGAACAAACTATTCCCCACAAAGTTGACATTACCAGGAGGAAGAACGGCCTTGTGACAACCGTTTTGTAA